The genomic region TTGAGCAGATATATCGTTAAACGATTAGTACAACTGGTAGCCGTATTGTTCGGCATCACGTTCCTGACATTCCTGCTAACCTACCTGTCTCCTGGAGATCCAGCCAGACTTATGCTCATGTCTACAGGTGTAACGCCATCGGATGAGCTGGTCAGGCAGGTGAGGTCAGAGCTTGGATTGGACCAACCCTTTCTCTATCGATATGGGACATGGCTGGGACAGGTGGTGACCGGAGACTTCGGTACGTCATATAAATACAATCGTCCAGTACTGGATGTGCTCATGGCACGGCTCCCGGCAACGCTTTGGCTGACAGGAAGCGCCATGCTTCTGGTTATTCTGGTCTCCTTTCCACTGGGAATGCTGTCGGCTGTCTATCGCAACAAATGGCTTGATTATGTCATTCGTTTGTTCTCCTTTGCCGGATTATCGATGCCCAGCTTCTGGTTGGGTATGTTGCTCATGTTGGTCTTCGGTGTACAGCTAAAGCTGCTGCCAGTGATGGGCAATGCCGGCTGGAACAGTCTGATTCTGCCCGCATGTACACTTGCGATTCCACTTGTTGCCCAGTACAGCAGACAGATTCGTACGGTCCTGCTTGAGGAGACAAGCCAGAACTATGTGATCGGAGCAAGATCCAGAGGTGTGAAGGAGTCGATCATTATTTTACGTCATATTCTCCCTAATGCTCTGCTGCCGATCGTTACCCTTATGGGCATGACGACAGGTGCCTTGTTAGGTGGTGCAGCCATTGTGGAAAGTTTATTTGTGTGGCCGGGTGTTGGCCAGATGGCGGTGGATGCCATTTTTACAAGGGATTATCCTCTGATTCAGGGGTATGTCATCTGGATGGCGATCATATATGTCACGCTGAATCTGCTGGTTGACGTATGGACACATCTTCGTGATCCTCGAATCCGACTGGATGTGGATGTATAGATGAGAGCCTTCAGACTTGTATTACTGCAAAATCGTTGGTTCACATTCCTGCTGTCTCTAACCGTCTTCTG from Paenibacillus sp. FSL R5-0341 harbors:
- the nikB gene encoding nickel ABC transporter permease, giving the protein MSRYIVKRLVQLVAVLFGITFLTFLLTYLSPGDPARLMLMSTGVTPSDELVRQVRSELGLDQPFLYRYGTWLGQVVTGDFGTSYKYNRPVLDVLMARLPATLWLTGSAMLLVILVSFPLGMLSAVYRNKWLDYVIRLFSFAGLSMPSFWLGMLLMLVFGVQLKLLPVMGNAGWNSLILPACTLAIPLVAQYSRQIRTVLLEETSQNYVIGARSRGVKESIIILRHILPNALLPIVTLMGMTTGALLGGAAIVESLFVWPGVGQMAVDAIFTRDYPLIQGYVIWMAIIYVTLNLLVDVWTHLRDPRIRLDVDV